One part of the Neodiprion virginianus isolate iyNeoVirg1 chromosome 3, iyNeoVirg1.1, whole genome shotgun sequence genome encodes these proteins:
- the LOC124300293 gene encoding serine-rich adhesin for platelets-like isoform X3: MEALLPSEIARLVFGYLEDQKCNEAARSFLEASPHLHECRTAVLNGRRFNTRVNGYTLTDIFDKFSAAHLLVQERLNKVADCEQVKRCGDLLDQLRFLIGGSRGQRFVASSQTYGGSPLITSSIRKRYHSASDRDRSRRCPKPLHQLSENQTEPVSSQLRCETVEATPLESLPGHTYLSSVPHQPEPSTSHDSDGVYCTSTKNEYTDRPPLGDFSSLTTQMCHDTRLSNQAMEQETSIQTTGGRLEKCSSGLEDVTDITDLRRTDNEENKNLMLGGKTMATSTDELTTYSSIEVQTTPYALSESESNELDDEPIENLSLLTKELLNRTELQERIAENINKAILPIEMPSKDESICESMSGEMNTSIMAELNNAIKSIVVATETDPVFENFLDEIIGPNVDTDTSPDEEHDFRVSLEHETNSRIQTEPSNTAVVDMELEEVTSVVSTKSTSSNGITELPLKHRLRSSSRQQNSKPEDERDRTKDVERVDNALEDHNAEAIRSIINANIVGNKQMSDKGPAVGNAIAAKPAVAIQSTELSQPVSIPPASQIADSTEVMENDLTSHKSSEEPAVKNLICPNSNSELNGNQINLISEQEMMAMPTLILCSAAEVRNSIKADNLSSSQSTVSYPEPRFVPIAPKGPDNLEPMLPLYLRAVHVPIQVQSKIQPQVATKVEKMITNPPSSSQVSRANTKCNRKMMKKKKNLKSAIVPTNTAVESKTLSVTNTEQTSSAEVESITLYANDNSFGTLIENAGNMPMINLDDTMALTGTGFSPYLKFHDNKNITSTSNVSSAKLTNDVPIEQLDVDIKVDESKVLPHTENILFARNTPKSLLRNRSRNNRLSMSTPRRRSNHIRALDFNTPKKSSSSEQKTGSDKSVQFSPKSSKRIRSACRTSLFKSPPFSGSVTMSQKIKTPVKDQQPYKVPIATRSPAPKLLGGWDKYTGVGMILGGTSPHPSSSSTSVEHDEPPSYSQAKSSSCTVKKSWDADLRQVLQDYQQPSCSTLLVKKGPVKVKSRVGKSCSAGRKENASKSEGSENAEQSKHGVIMDRNESKFIVKRGVNSFDEVISDEVADVSPSVANKEISLHEKRSALNTNVELVVQTDAQIVTSKLRHEHALKDEMESSEGFDVSKTKEKLSVKKYAILKTLETKISKHKYNREIESTTLCPNDSSQKKSECLKVSPETHSLTTHILQMCDLETPRKGDISPGIPPTPRMLSPSSITITPFTNRTQESSKVPGIISTPDFPPTPNIRLTPKTMEEITIDGIKKGEFGTCSPYYEPSTEQPNIVDNVFSSLNTTKKSGPEVVPVAPSMKTDPDDMLNSGVDNDFIRSTLKRKPEITQFEVIKENLSKEEADKELKISTNSTSTEVLLPELIYATPINIQEQIEDENVFERSPQNQSTDSTSLNESSKSSSSGTSSSSSTSSSCSCSSFATTSTPFKSVTKCKTKSNACDTSTDSSAKNQPDVLNTHDLISKLSPITVNNGVAAVESNKNLFEMQNTSSLEKGETSPLKVLLLNKTQEEVDASTKETPLKDEALLSEANISETPSSSKSGIENLTNLKSKLSTLDNSGYEDNSKQNQVVNKTHIHPFTRLKPKIISVQHFLPDVSLALKPQLLSEIVSSTTQPSNSQVSSSSVTLDGKLGMHLEEKRLRLMAKLKSNPQTKIAPNRVRFKQVNLNAKMNTKEKHTIATFSTYEQRKSSTQTMSDNPATKQVIQIKKKTNPNATNSSRASSKRISENESNEGAQLTQSQEASVKLISEDCKQEKCDAAQSGTKKSSNMNTHKSSTIRKKDCNAPLKSRKSIRRIRNRQVLQETAKAECDSKICDAMRNEDPLTVGLTTLDYDTSQPMSYTELNEDLGATSKIIDLRHSTELIAIVSQKCETIFEKDSDDKNDEECPVENITIPVKKSQTVQLSKVDQIKRDLFSDEENSDQRTTRSKTRQLSDTQKSEPSMPVYSAQSEPKICEIVPKKSKEELTNVLECLKLVPANKTETIGNTGNSSQLHINELGEYQFFHTDSVSIKKKRTKFRSSSLEYIISRYLDDDNGTECQKVMTSTAYEEIFNHSPRPKKRVVAKKLKIKNSKSTKEEALKPTSTLGTKFENDIIETSVVLSSSVKLKTAPSKVKKNATKTQTKSLMLTKKDDETEHEDGNPDSEKLKISDSVEDQPIEKKRRIADPQSLLKKLDLDLFLTSVHGPVGQ, translated from the exons GATACCTTGAAGACCAAAAATGCAATGAGGCTGCCAGATCGTTTTTGGAAGCCTCTCCACACCTGCATGAATGTCGCACTGCTGTATTAAACGGCAGACGGTTCAACACCCGTGTCAACGGATATACACTTACtgatatatttgataaattttctgcTGCTCATTTATTAG TGCAGGAGAGATTGAATAAAGTTGCGGATTGTGAGCAGGTCAAACGATGTGGCGATTTGCTGGACCAGTTGCGATTTCTGATTGGAGGATCTCGAGGACAACGTTTTGTA GCGAGTTCTCAAACTTATGGCGGATCTCCGTTAATAACTAGTAGTATACGTAAAAGGTATCACAGTGCCAGTGATAGAGACCGTTCTAGGCGTTGCCCAAAACCGCTACATCAACTAAGTGAAAACCAGACCGAGCCAGTAAGCAGTCAGT tacGTTGCGAAACAGTAGAAGCTACTCCACTGGAAAGCTTACCTGGTCATACATATTTGAGCAGCGTACCCCATCAGCCTGAGCCGTCTACTAGCCATGACAGTGATGGCGTTTACTGCACTTCAACAAAAAATGAGTACACTGATCGCCCTCCTTTGGGTGATTTTTCATCTCTTACGACACAGATGTGTCACGATACGAGATTGTCCAACCAGGCCATGGAGCAGGAAACTTCGA TACAAACTACAGGTGGAAGACTGGAGAAATGCAGTTCAGGTTTGGAAGATGTAACAGATATAACGGATTTGAGGCGGACAGATAATGAGGAAAACAAGAACTTAATGCTCGGAGGAAAAACGATGGCTACTAGTACTGATGAATTGACCACGTACTCCAGCATTGAAGTACAAACCACTCCCTACGCCCTCTCGGAATCAGAGTCAAATGAGCTGGACGATGAgccaattgaaaatttaagc TTACTGACCAAAGAACTACTTAATCGGACGGAATTGCAAGAAAGAATAgctgaaaatataaacaaagCAATACTTCCCATAGAAATGCCTTCTAAGGATGAAAGCATTTGTGAGTCTATGAGTGGCGAGATGAACACCTCGATCATGGCTGAGCTGAATAATGCAATTAAATCCATAGTTGTAGCGACAGAAACGGATccagtatttgaaaattttttggacgAGATCATAGGACCAAATGTGGATACCGATACCAGTCCAGATGAAGAGCATGACTTCAGAGTTAGTTTGGAACATGAAACAAATTCTAG AATTCAGACGGAACCATCTAATACTGCTGTAGTTGACATGGAACTGGAAGAAGTAACTTCAGTAGTATCCACTAAAAGTACGAGTTCAAATGGCATAACAGAGTTACCTTTGAAGCACAGATTACGTAGTTCATCTCGACAACAGAATAGTAAGCCGGAGGACGAAAGAGACAGAACAAAAGACGTTGAAAGAGTTGACAATGCTCTTGAAGATCATAACGCTGAAGCTATTCGGAGTATTATTAATGCAAACATAGTTGGAAATAAACAAATGTCAGACAAAGGTCCTGCAGTCGGGAATGCTATAGCAGCAAAGCCTGCTGTGGCTATCCAGTCCACTGAATTGTCGCAACCTGTATCAATTCCTCCTGCAAGTCAGATCGCAGACAGTACTGAAGTAATGGAAAATGATCTTACAAGCCACAAAAGTAGTGAGGAACCAGCCGTTAAAAACCTCATTTGTCCAAATTCTAATTCTGAGCTAAATGGCAATCAGATTAATCTCATCAGTGAACAAGAAATGATGGCGATGCCTACATTGATTCTTTGTTCTGCAGCAGAAGTGCGCAATAGTATTAAAGCAGATAATCTGt CCTCATCCCAGTCAACTGTGTCTTACCCTGAACCTCGATTCGTTCCCATTGCCCCAAAAG GACCTGACAATTTGGAGCCAATGTTGCCGTTGTATCTCAGAGCTGTACATGTTCCGATACAAGTTCAATCGAAGATTCAACCTCAAGTCGCTACCAAAGTAGAGAAAATGATAACGAATCCTCCATCGTCATCACAGGTATCAAGAGCTAATACAAAGTGTAATCgcaaaatgatgaaaaaaaagaaaaatcttaaGTCTGCTATTGTACCGACAAATACCGCCGTAGAGTCTAAAACTTTGTCGGTTACGAACACAGAACAGACTAGTTCTGCAGAAGTTGAGTCTATAACACTTTATGCAAATGACAATAGCTTTGGTACACTGATTGAAAATGCTGGGAATATGCCAATGATAAATCTTGATGATACAATGGCCTTAACTGGTACCGGTTTCTCTCCCTATCTAAAATTCCACGataacaaaaatatcacatCAACATCCAACGTATCATCAGCAAAACTGACCAATGATGTTCCGATTGAACAATTAGATGTGGATATCAAGGTTGACGAATCTAAAGTATTGCCTCATacggaaaatattttatttgctCGGAACACTCCAAAGTCATTGTTAAGAAATAGGTCCAGAAATAACAGATTAAGCATGTCAACCCCTCGAAGGCGAAGCAATCACATAAGAGCACTGGATTTTAACACCCCAAAAAAATCATCAAGTTCTGAGCAGAAGACAGGCAGCGACAAAAGTGTACAATTTTCTCCAAAATCGTCTAAACGTATAAGGTCAGCTTGTAGAACAAGCCTCTTCAAGTCTCCACCTTTTTCTGGTTCGGTAACGATGtcacagaaaataaaaacaccaGTGAAAGATCAACAGCCATATAAAGTACCAATTGCTACCAGAAGCCCTGCTCCAAAGTTACTCGGAGGCTGGGATAAGTACACTGGCGTTGGAATGATCCTTGGCGGCACATCTCCACATCCCAGTTCTTCGTCGACATCCGTCGAACACGATGAACCACCATCCTATTCTCAAGCAAAATCCTCGTCATgtactgtgaaaaaaagttgggATGCCGATCTTAGGCAAGTTTTACAGGACTATCAACAACCTTCGTGTTCGACATTGCTAGTGAAAAAGGGACCTGTAAAAGTGAAAAGTAGAGTTGGGAAAAGCTGCAGCGCAGGTAGAAAGGAAAATGCTTCAAAATCTGAAGGAAGTGAAAATGCTGAGCAGTCTAAGCATGGCGTAATAATGGACCGGaatgaatcgaaatttattgtaaaacgGGGTGTGAATAGTTTTGACGAAGTTATATCTGATGAAGTTGCGGATGTTAGTCCTTCAGTAGCAAACAAAGAGATATCACTGCATGAAAAGCGCTCTGCTTTAAATACAAATGTCGAATTAGTCGTGCAAACCGATGCACAGATCGTTACCTCCAAATTACGGCATGAACATGCTCTTAAAGATGAGATGGAATCCTCTGAAGGCTTTGATGTGagtaaaacgaaagaaaaactgaGTGTTAAAAAGTATGCTATATTAAAAACtttggaaacaaaaatttcaaaacacaaGTACAATCGTGAAATCGAAAGCACAACTTTATGCCCTAATGACTCTAGCCAAAAGAAAAGTGAATGTTTGAAAGTTTCTCCTGAAACTCATAGTCTAACAACTCACATATTGCAAATGTGTGATTTAGAAACTCCAAGAAAAGGCGATATTTCTCCTGGTATTCCTCCCACTCCAAGAATGCTCAGTCCAAGTAGCATTACTATAACTCCATTTACGAACAGGACCCAGGAATCAAGCAAAGTTCCAGGTATCATTAGTACGCCGGATTTTCCACCGACTCCAAACATAAGGCTAACGCCAAAAACAATGGAAGAAATCACGATTGATGGAATCAAGAAAGGAGAGTTTGGAACATGTTCGCCTTATTATGAACCGAGTACAGAACAGCCGAATATTGTAGATAACGTGTTCAGTAGCCTAAATACCACAAAAAAAAGTGGGCCCGAAGTTGTACCTGTTGCACCGTCCATGAAAACGGACCCTGATGATATGCTCAATAGTGGGGTggataatgattttataagAAGTACTTTAAAGCGTAAACCAGAAATAACACAGTTTGAAGTAATAAaggaaaatttgtcaaaagaAGAAGCTGACAAAGAGTTGAAGATATCGACAAATTCTACAAGTACTGAAGTACTATTACCTGAATTGATCTATGCGACACCTATTAATATTCAAGAACagattgaagatgaaaatgtttttgaacGGTCCCCACAAAATCAGAGTACTGATTCCACAAGTCTAAATGAATCGAGCAAATCGTCATCATCTGGCACTAGTTCATCTTCATCAACGTCATCATCATGTAGTTGCTCCAGTTTTGCAACTACATCTACGCCATTCAAGTCGGTAacaaaatgtaaaacaaaatctaACGCGTGCGATACCAGCACTGACTCTAGTGCCAAAAATCAACCCGATGTACTGAATACTCACGATTTAATAAGTAAACTTTCTCCCATAACTGTAAACAACGGCGTTGCTGCAGTAGAAAGTAACAAAAATCTCTTTGAAATGCAAAATACTTCGTCATTAGAGAAAGGAGAAACATCACCTTTAAAAGTACTGTTACTGAATAAGACTCAGGAGGAGGTAGACGCTTCAACAAAGGAAACACCGCTTAAAGATGAGGCACTACTGTCCGAGGCTAATATTTCCGAAACTCCTAGTAGCTCTAAATCtggaatagaaaatttgaCCAATTTAAAGTCAAAACTTTCTACTTTGGACAATTCTGGCTATGAAGATAATTCAAAACAGAATCAGGTAGTTAATAAAACTCATATTCATCCTTTTACAAGACTGAAACCGAAAATTATAAGTGTGCAACACTTTTTGCCAGATGTTTCACTTGCACTCAAGCCACAATTGCTATCTGAAATTGTAAGCAGTACAACACAACCTTCGAATAGCCAAGTCTCCTCATCATCCGTTACATTAGATGGTAAGCTTGGTATGcatttggaagaaaaaagactGCGTCTAATGGCTAAGCTGAAAAGTAATCCTCAGACAAAGATAGCTCCAAATAGAGTAAGGTTCAAACAAGTAAATTTAAATGCGAAAATGAATACCAAAGAAAAACATACTATAGCCACATTTTCCACTTATGAACAGAGAAAGAGTTCAACTCAAACAATGTCTGATAATCCAGCAACAAAGcaagttattcaaattaaaaaaaaaacaaaccccAATGCAACAAACAGTAGCAGAGCATCGAGCAAACGGATTTCGGAAAATGAAAGTAATGAGGGAGCACAGCTTACGCAATCCCAAGAAGCTtcggtgaaattaatttctgaaGACTGTAAACAGGAAAAATGTGATGCAGCTCAAAGTGGCACAAAAAAGTCATCTAATATGAATACACACAAAAGTTCtacgataagaaaaaaagactgTAATGCACCTCTGAAAAGTAGAAAATCGATCAGGAGAATACGAAATCGGCAAGTGCTTCAGGAGACTGCCAAAGCTGAGTGTGACTCCAAAATTTGTGATGCGATGAGAAATGAAGATCCATTGACAGTGGGTTTGACTACATTAGATTACGATACCTCACAACCAATGAGTTACACGGAATTGAATGAAGACCTTGGAGCTACTAGCAAAATTATTGATCTAAGACATTCAACCGAACTTATAGCAATTGTATCCCAAAAGTGTGAaacgattttcgaaaaagaTTCCGATGACAAAAATGATGAGGAATGTCCTGTAGAAAATATCACCATTCCAGTGAAAAAAAGTCAGACTGTTCAGTTGTCTAAAGTCGACCAGATCAAAAGGGATCTTTTCAGTGATGAGGAAAATAGCGATCAGAGAACTACTCGTTCGAAAACCCGTCAATTATCGGATACGCAAAAAAGTGAACCTTCTATGCCTGTTTATAGCGCTCAATCCGAACCGAAGATTTGTGAGATTGTGCctaaaaaatcaaaagaagAATTAACAAATGTTTTGGAATGTTTGAAATTAGTTCCGGCGAATAAAACTGAAACAATTGGGAACACAGGCAACAGTTCTCAATTACATATTAACGAGTTGGGTGAATATCAGTTTTTCCATACTGATTCCGTatcaataaagaaaaagagaacaaaGTTTCGTAGTAGTAGTTTGGAATATATAATATCTCGGTATCTTGATGATGACAACGGAACAGAATGTCAGAAGGTAATGACATCCACTGCttatgaagaaattttcaatcattctcCAAGACCAAAGAAAAGAGTAGTGGCTAAGAagctgaaaattaaaaattccaaatcCACAAAAGAAGAGGCTCTGAAACCCACAAGTACACTtggaacaaaatttgaaaacgataTAATAGAGACATCAGTTGTTTTATCTTCGAGcgtgaaattaaaaaccgCACCATCCAAAGTTAAGAAGAATGCTACAAAAACGCAAACCAAGAGCCTCATGTTGACTAAGAAAGATGATGAAACGGAGCATGAAG ATGGCAACCCAGATTCGGAGAAACTGAAAATCTCAGACTCAGTAGAAGATCAACCG aTTGAAAAGAAACGACGTATTGCTGACCCACAATcattattgaagaaattaGACCTGGACCTCTTTCTGACGTCTGTTCATGGACCTGTCGGACAATAA